In Rosa chinensis cultivar Old Blush chromosome 1, RchiOBHm-V2, whole genome shotgun sequence, a genomic segment contains:
- the LOC112180806 gene encoding 3-ketoacyl-CoA synthase 19: protein MELLLTMCLVSLFFGFCCLFKSFLQRRDQCCYLLAYECYKAKEDMMLQTDSCAKIVMQNKNLGLEDFRFLLKTIVNSGIGEETSCPRNILQGREATLADSLSEMDETIFDTLDKLFARYPSVSPLQIDILVVNVSMFSPSPSLTSRIVNRYKMREDIKTFNLSGMGCSASLVAVDVVQGLFKSYKDSYALVVSTESMAPFWYSGKEKSMMLTNCLFRLGGCSMLFTNRRYLKHQAILKLKTLVRTHIGSNDDAYNSCIQLEDDSGYLGFRLTKYLTKAAALALTINLKVLVPKVLPLREILRYLVESRLLKKSVTKSQNLEAVGVGLNMKAGIEHFCIHPGGRAIIDGIGKSLALSEYDLEPSRMALFRFGNTSAAGFWYALGYMEAKKRLTKGDRILMSGFGAGFKCNNIVWEVLRDLDDANVWKSCIDSYPPHIIANPFMEKFSWLNDECLNFVRIDFSKLFA from the coding sequence ATGGAGTTGCTCTTGACAATGTGTCTAGTCtctcttttctttggtttttgcTGCCTCTTTAAGTCATTTCTCCAAAGGAGAGACCAGTGCTGCTATCTACTGGCCTATGAGTGCTACAAAGCCAAAGAGGACATGATGCTCCAAACCGACTCATGTGCGAAAATCGTCATGCAAAACAAGAATCTGGGGCTGGAAGATTTCAGGTTTCTCTTGAAAACCATTGTCAATTCCGGCATTGGTGAGGAAACATCCTGCCCAAGAAACATCCTCCAAGGCCGAGAAGCAACCCTAGCAGATTCACTCTCTGAGATGGATGAAACCATTTTCGATACACTTGACAAGCTTTTCGCCAGGTACCCTTCAGTCTCCCCATTACAAATCGACATTCTCGTGGTCAATGTCTCCATGTTCTCCCCTTCACCCTCCCTAACATCTCGAATAGTGAACCGTTACAAGATGAGGGAGGATATCAAGACATTCAACCTCTCCGGAATGGGCTGCAGCGCAAGCCTAGTGGCAGTTGATGTGGTCCAGGGCTTGTTCAAGTCATACAAAGACTCATACGCCCTTGTTGTGAGCACAGAGTCCATGGCTCCTTTCTGGTATAGCGGCAAAGAAAAATCCATGATGCTTACCAACTGTTTGTTTCGGTTAGGAGGCTGTTCGATGCTGTTTACCAATAGAAGATACCTTAAGCACCAAGCTATCTTGAAATTGAAGACTTTGGTAAGAACACATATCGGCTCGAATGATGATGCTTACAATTCTTGCATACAGCTAGAAGATGATAGTGGTTACCTAGGTTTTCGGCTTACCAAATACCTCACAAAAGCAGCTGCTCTAGCTCTCACAATAAACCTAAAAGTTCTAGTGCCAAAAGTACTTCCACTAAGGGAAATACTCCGGTACCTGGTGGAGTCTAGGCTGCTGAAGAAAAGTGTTACCAAGAGCCAAAACCTAGAAGCAGTTGGAGTTGGTTTGAATATGAAAGCGGGAATAGAGCACTTTTGTATCCACCCTGGTGGAAGAGCAATCATAGATGGGATTGGCAAGAGCTTAGCATTAAGCGAGTATGATCTCGAGCCGTCCAGAATGGCGCTTTTCCGATTTGGTAACACATCAGCTGCTGGGTTTTGGTATGCTTTAGGATACATGGAAGCCAAAAAGAGGCTCACGAAGGGTGATAGGATTCTTATGAGTGGATTTGGAGCAGGTTTTAAGTGCAACAATATTGTTTGGGAAGTACTGAGGGACTTGGATGATGCCAATGTTTGGAAAAGCTGCATAGATAGTTACCCTCCACATATTATAGCCAATCCTTTCATGGAGAAGTTTAGTTGGCTTAATGATGAATGCCTCAACTTTGTTAGGATTGATTTCAGCAAATTATTCGCTTAA
- the LOC112182538 gene encoding calmodulin, whose amino-acid sequence MQRGTMADQLSPDQKSEFKEAFSLFDKDGDGSITTKELGTVMRSLGQNPTEEELQDMINEVDADGSGTIECQEFLDLMAKKIKGTDSDEQLKEAFRVFDKDQNGFISAAELRHVLTNLGEKLTDEELGEMVREADLDRDGQINYEEFVKVMVAKRGRSRSSGHGNMNSSSREHKTKNGRTKQRIRQYVSACSVM is encoded by the coding sequence ATGCAACGTGGTACCATGGCCGATCAGCTGTCCCCCGACCAGAAGTCAGAGTTCAAGGAGGCGTTCAGCCTTTTCGACAAGGACGGCGATGGCTCCATCACTACCAAAGAGCTCGGCACTGTGATGCGCTCACTTGGGCAGAACCCGACCGAAGAAGAGCTTCAAGATATGATCAACGAGGTTGATGCCGATGGAAGCGGTACCATTGAATGCCAAGAGTTCCTTGACCTGATGGCCAAAAAGATTAAGGGCACTGATTCCGATGAGCAGCTCAAGGAAGCGTTTCGGGTGTTTGATAAGGACCAGAATGGCTTCATTTCTGCCGCCGAGCTCCGTCATGTCCTGACGAATCTCGGCGAGAAGCTGACAGATGAGGAGCTTGGTGAGATGGTTAGGGAGGCTGATTTGGATAGAGACGGACAAATCAACTATGAGGAGTTTGTCAAAGTTATGGTGGCCAAGAGAGGACGAAGCCGGAGCAGCGGGCACGGTAACATGAATTCTTCTTCAAGGGAACACAAGACTAAGAACGGCCGTACTAAACAGCGTATACGCCAATATGTTTCTGCCTGTAGTGTAATGTAA